In one window of Apis mellifera strain DH4 linkage group LG12, Amel_HAv3.1, whole genome shotgun sequence DNA:
- the Mcdp gene encoding mast cell degranulating peptide preproprotein, translated as MISMLRCTFFFVSVILITSYFVTPTMSIKCNCKRHVIKPHICRKICGKNG; from the exons ATGATTTCCATGCTGAGATGTACTTTCTTTTTCGTatctgttattttaataacaagctATTTTGTAACACCAACGATG TCTATCAAGTGTAATTGTAAGAGGCATGTTATAAAACCTCATATTTGTAGA aaaatatgtgGGAAGAAcggataa
- the Apamin gene encoding apamin preproprotein, with translation MISMLRCIYLFLSVILITSYFVTPVMPCNCKAPETALCARRCQQHG, from the exons ATGATTTCTATGCTGAGAtgcatttacttatttttatccgttattttaataacaagctACTTTGTGACACCAGTAATG cCTTGTAATTGTAAGGCACCAGAAACTGCACTTTGCGCa agacGTTGTCAACAGCATGGATAA